A segment of the Candidatus Hydrogenedentota bacterium genome:
CTCGGGCTCGACGCTGAGCGCCGTGGCCCACGCATCGTCGGGGAACCTCATTCAACGGGCCGCCGAGGTTCACTTGAAGGAACGACGGAAGTTGATCCTCGTGCCGCGCGAGACGCCGCTCTCGCTGCCGCATATCGACAACCTGCGGAAGTGCACTGAGGCGGGCGCCGTCGTAATGCCGGCGGCGCCGGGGTGGTACCACGGCGTGAACACGCT
Coding sequences within it:
- a CDS encoding 3-octaprenyl-4-hydroxybenzoate carboxy-lyase; its protein translation is SGSTLSAVAHASSGNLIQRAAEVHLKERRKLILVPRETPLSLPHIDNLRKCTEAGAVVMPAAPGWYHGVNTLRDLVDFMVARICDQLGIDNALINRWGADK